CGTTATCGTGTTTGGTCTTTTTCTAGATCTAAACGCATGTGAGTGAGGAGTAAAACCATGAAAAAAGTATATCTATTAGCTGGAAGCCTGAGTCTGCTCGGTCTTTCTGCCCTACCTGCAAAGGCTGTCAGCACCAGCGAACAGCTTCCTGTAGAAGCCCAATCTGTTGAAGTAGCACCTGTTGCTGCGCAAGATGAATTGTTGCTTGCTGATCAGTCTCTCAGCGAAACAGTTTCTGTTAACGACTTGATGTCCGAGACTAAAGAAGACTCTGTGGGTCAGGTGACTTCAGTTTCTCAGCTATCTGATGTTCAGCCTGATGACTGGGCTTTCCAAGCGATTCAATCTTTGGTTGAGCGCTATGGTTGCGTCGCCGGTTACCCTAATGGCACATTCCGCCCCAGCCGAGCCATGTCTCGTCGTGAAGCCGCTGCTTTGGTTAACGCTTGTTTAGATAACCTCAGCAACCGCTTCGCCACTAAAGAAGATTTAGATGCCCTCAAGGCTCTACAAGATGAATTTGCTGCTGAACTCGCCACCCTTAGAGGGCGTGTTGACGGTTTAGAAGCTCGCGTTGCTACTGTTGAAGCCCAGCAGTTCTCTACCACCACCAAACTACAAGGTGAAGTGGTCATGGCTGCCCAGTTTGGCGACTTCGTCAACAACCCAACAGATACTGTTGTTGATCCTGCAAATGGCGTAATCAACGCAGGCGGACCTGATAGCCGCGTTTCTGCAATTTCCCGAGTACGCTTGAACTTCAACACTAGCTTCTCTGGAGATGACTTATTAGCCACCCAATTAGAAGTTGGCAATAATGGTCAAGATTTCTTCGGTAACGCTTTGGGTGCTCAAGATCCTGGTCCCGGCTTGGGAACTTTGACAGGTTCTGGTGTACCTCTAGTTGATTTGGGTGCTGCTGACTATGCAGGTGTAGGTAATACCGTCACATTGCGTCGTTTAGCTTACACCTTCAAGCCCGGCGAAAACTTAGCTGTTACCGTTGGTACCAACATCTTCCCTAGCGATTTTGTTGACTTCAACAGCTACGCCAACAACTCCGCTCAAGACTTCAGCTCTGGCTTCTTCATCAACAACCCCTTAATCATCACCAACGCAGTTGATCTAAACGGTGGTGCGGGTGCAGCCTTTGATTGGAATCCTAATGCTGGTTCAATCAGTGTTCGTGGTGTGTATGTTGCCGCTGCTGGTAACGTCGCAACTTCTGCCGCCAATGGTGGTTTAGGTGGCGATCCTCACCAAGGAACTGTTGAACTTGAATATGCCA
The Acaryochloris marina S15 genome window above contains:
- a CDS encoding iron uptake porin, with the protein product MKKVYLLAGSLSLLGLSALPAKAVSTSEQLPVEAQSVEVAPVAAQDELLLADQSLSETVSVNDLMSETKEDSVGQVTSVSQLSDVQPDDWAFQAIQSLVERYGCVAGYPNGTFRPSRAMSRREAAALVNACLDNLSNRFATKEDLDALKALQDEFAAELATLRGRVDGLEARVATVEAQQFSTTTKLQGEVVMAAQFGDFVNNPTDTVVDPANGVINAGGPDSRVSAISRVRLNFNTSFSGDDLLATQLEVGNNGQDFFGNALGAQDPGPGLGTLTGSGVPLVDLGAADYAGVGNTVTLRRLAYTFKPGENLAVTVGTNIFPSDFVDFNSYANNSAQDFSSGFFINNPLIITNAVDLNGGAGAAFDWNPNAGSISVRGVYVAAAGNVATSAANGGLGGDPHQGTVELEYANTFGADDQNNFAIRLQGTYAETFNIEQKVLGVNAEASFGNIGVFGRYGISFDPSNQTVNPSVDVFGAAPAIAPTIGTAGGSNTIQTWMAGVGYKDALVPGSLFAVAAGMPYLVTGTPGSNDQINLEAFYRFPVNDNITITPAVMYIINPLGTVNGLSAAGAGNDNDIIQGLIRATFSF